CCGCGTAGAACTCGGAATTGGCGTGGAACTGGTGGCAGTTCCAACCGCCGGCTGCCCGGCCTCGCAGGCCAGCCGGCTCATAGACACCGAGCTTCGGAAACCACTGGCCGACAAGGAAGAAGTTGTCCTTGAACCCTGTCCTGGCAAACACGCGGGGCAGTTGCGCGGTAAACGCGATGTCCAGTGTGATCGACCCACCCGGAGGCACCGGCTCCGGCAACGGCAATCTCGCCACCGTCTGATCGTCGCGATTCCCATCGTCGGGTTGCGCGAAGGCCAGTTGTTTCGTCAGATCGGTGCCTGACGCAGTCCGAATCGAGGTGACGTCGATCCATCCCCAGGAATCGCGCGCCATCGTGTCGCCGCGCAGTTGTCCGCCCGACTCCTTGACGAACGTCGTTCGTGTGTTCTTGAACGCGTTCAGGTAGAGATGGAACCACAGTTCGCCGACCGTGTCCGACGAGGGGTTTGTCCAGGTCAGGCGCTCCGTGCCGGCCAGTTGCTTCGACGCGGCGTCCAGTCTGACCTTGATGGCGTACTGGACGACCTGATCAGCTTTGTCGGGCAGCGGACCCGCGAGCGCGGGCATGGCCGTGCCCGCCGCGAGGAGGGCCGCGAGAAGAACCGCAAGAAGGGCTCGGCGCATGCCAGGCTCCTGTGCTCTATGACACCCGTTCGATTGTGACGCCGGTGATGACGATGTCGGTGGCAGGACGGTCGCCGGCCCGGGTCTTCGTCTTGCCGATCTTCTCGATGACGTCCATGCCTTCCACGACCTCGCCGAAGACCGAGTGCTTGCCGTCGAGCCACGATGTGGGTGCCAGCGTGATGAAGAACTGTCCGCCGTTGGTGTTGGGGCCGGAGTTGGCCATCGACAGGATGCCCGGCTTGCTGTGTTTCAGCTTCGGGCTGAACTCGTCCTTGAAGGTGTACCCGGGGCCGCCGGTTCCCCGGCCCAGTGGATCGCCGCCCTGGATCATGAAGCCGGCAATGACGCGATGGAAAACGATGCCATCGTAGTAGGGTGTGTTCGTCTTCTCGCCCGTTCGCGGATCCGTCCATTCCTTCGAGCCTTCGGCCAGCCCGACGAAATTGGCGACCGTCAGTGGCGCATCTTCATCAAACAGCTGAATCGTGAACGTGCCTTCGGTGGTGACAAACTTTGCCGAGACGCCTGAATTCAACGTAGCCTCCAAATGAGCGGATCTTGTGACCCGGTCTTGCCGCCTTGGGCGCCGTAGCCTCAGGCGAAGGCGGCCAGGACGATCCCCGCCCTCGTCCCGCCCGGATGTCCGTCTTTCGTTCAACAATCGTATAGCATGTTGCGTACGTGAGGAGCGTCGATACAGTATGAGCCAACGCTACCGCTATCTTCATCTCGACGTATTCACCAATCGGTTGTTTGGCGGCAATCAACTCGCCGTCTTCACCCGGGCTGACGGATTGTCCACCGATGTGATGCAGGCCATCGCCGGCGAGATGGCGTTTTCGGAAACCACCTTCATCCTGCCGCCCGAACGGGACGACACCGACATCCGGATGCGCATCTTCACGCCGGGCAAGGAGATGCCGATGGCGGGCCACCCGACAATCGGGTCGGCCTTTGCCCTGGCGCTCGATGGGACGATTCCGGCCGGTCGGAAGCGCTGGGTCTTCGGCCTCAACATCGGACCGACCCCCGTCGATATCGACTGGGAGGGCGCGCGGCCGACCTTCGCATGGATGACGCAACCGCTGCCGACGTTCGGGACGCAGGTCTACGACGTGGGCGGCGTGGCCGAGGCAATCGGCCTCCAGCCGGCCGACATCGGTGCGGGCCATCGGCGGGTGCAGGAGGTGTCGTGCGGCGTGCCGTTCGTGTTCATCCCGCTGGCCACCCGGGCCGCCGTGGATCGTGCCGCGCCCAATGCCGCGGCGATCAATCAGTTGTGCGCGCGTCATCATCTGGCCGCCGAGGCCGTGTTCATCTTTTCGTCGGAGCAGGCTGGAGATGGCGCCACCGTCTACAGCCGGATGTTCGCGCCAGGCCTGGGCGTTGTCGAGGATCCGGCCACCGGCGCGGCCAGTGGTCCGCTCGGCTGCTACCTCCTCCGCCACGGCGTGGTCCCGGCCACGCAGGCCAATGCCATCACGAGCCTGCAGGGCGCCAGGATGGGCCGGCCGAGCTGGGTCCACATCTCCATTGGTGCGTCGGCCAGTGGCGAGATCAGCCGCGTGCAGGTCGGTGGGGAAGCCGTCCTGGTGGGCGAGGGCGAACTTGCGGTGTAGGCGCTGATGAAGACGCTGCTGTCAGATCTCGATCTCCACCTGTTCAACGAGGGCACGCACCACCAGATCCACGAAAAACTCGGTGCGCATGCCGCCACGTTTGACGGCGTGCAGGGGCTGCACTTCGCGGTGTGGGCGCCCAATGCCCGCGGCGTGCGGGTCGTCGGCGATTTCAACGGGTGGAACGGCCACGCGCATGCGATGCAGCCGGTCGGCAGTTCGGGTATCTGGGCGGTGTGTGTCCCCGGATTGTGCATGGGCGAGAAGTACAAATACGAGGTGTGCGGGGTTGATGGCGCCGTCACACTGAAGGCCGACCCGTACGCCACGCGGTTCGAAGTGCCGCCCCGATCGGCGACCATCGCGTGGGACTCGTCGAACTTCCAGTGGCACGACGAAGAGTGGATGCGCCAGCGGGCGCTTAACGGCCACCTGCTCGACCGACCAGTGTCCACCTACGAAGTCCACCTGGGATCCTGGCGTCGCACGCTCGACAACCAGTTGCTGTCCTACCGCGATATCGCCGACCAGTTGGTGGTCTACGTGAAAGAGATGGGCTTCACGCACGTCGAATTGATGCCCGTGATGGAGCATCCGTTCACCGGATCGTGGGGGTACCAGGTCACGGGGTTCTTCGCGCCCACCAGCCGGTTTGGGTTGCCGGAGGACTTCAAGTATCTGGTTGATCGGTGCCATGAGGCCGGGATTGGCGTCATCCTCGATTGGGTGCCCGGGCACTTCCCGAAGGACGCGTACGGCCTGATCCGGTTCGACGGCACGGCGCTCTACGAGCACGACGATCCGCGCAAAGGGGAACACCACGAGTGGGGCACACTCGTCTTCAACTACGGCCGCCACGAGGTGCGCAATTTCCTGCTGTCCAGTGCGCTCTTCTGGCTCGACCAGTATCACGTCGACGGCCTGCGCGTCGATGCCGTGGCCTCGATGCTCTACCTCGACTACTCGAGAGAGGAAGGGCAGTGGGTGCCCAACAGGTTCGGCGGGCGGGAGAACCTGGAGGCCATCGACTTTCTGCGGCAGCTGAACACGCTCGTGCACGAGCGGCATCCGGGGGCGGTGACCATCGCGGAAGAGTCCACTGCGTGGCCGGCGGTGAGCCGGCCGGTGTATACCGGCGGCCTCGGTTTCACCTTCAAGTGGAACATGGGGTGGATGCACGACATGCTGGTCTACATGTCGCGGGACCCCGTCCACCGCAAGTGGGCACACAACGACATCACGTTTTCGATGCTGTACGCCTTCACCGAGAATTTCGTGCTGCCGTTCTCCCACGACGAAGTCGTGCACGGCAAGCGGTCGATGCTGGCCAAGATGCCCGGCGACCAATGGCAGCGCTTCGCCAACCTCCGGACCCTCTACGGCTACATGTTCGGCCACCCAGGCAAGAAACTGCTGTTCATGGGCGGCGAGTTCGGACAGACGCGCGAGTGGAATCACGACTTCAGCCTGGATTGGGATCTCTCGCATTACCCCCCGCACCGCGGACTGCAGCGGCTCGTCGCCGACCTCAATCGCCTGTACCGCGAGGAGGCCTCGCTGTACGAACTGGATGTCGCGCCCGAGGGGTTCAGCTGGATCGACTGCAACGACCACGACAACTCGGTCGTGTCGTTTTTGAGACGGGCGAGGGACCCCAACAATTTCACGGCCTTTGTGCTGAATTTCACACCGGTCCCGCGTCATGCGTACCGGGTAGGTGTGCCGACGGCCGGCAGATACCGTGAGTTGCTGAATACCGATGCCGCCGCCTACGGCGGCTCCAATGCCGGCAATGCCGGACTCGCGACCACCGAAGAGATTCCCGCACACGGGTACCCGCACTCGCTCAGCCTGACGATTCCACCCCTTGCCTGCGTTGTGCTCAAGCCTGAGCACGTCTGAGCGTCGCCTGGGATCGCTACGCTCCAGCGTGGCCGGAAGGCATGCCGGGCTGGAACCCGGCGTTCCCAGGATTCCCCCCGAATCCCGAACGCTGAGGGCGCGCCGCGCGCGATCCAATCTTCCGGATGTCACCGGGCCGACACTCGTGCCGGTCGAGTGGGCAGTGCGTGCACACTCTGTGTGCGGTCGCGCACGCCAGCGTGTGCACGGCGGGGCCATTGAATCCACTGGAAATCCTCAGCAAAACATGACTTTGCCCTGTGTTTGCAGCACTTACACCGTGGTGACCCGCCGTGTGCGGATGTCTGGACGCTTTCTTGCAATGTGCGGGAATGCAACGTGAGTGGGCAAATTCCTCGCGAAGGTGGATTTCTGATGCTTGAGACAATCCAGCAGACAGCAAGTGTCATCGTCGTCGACGACACGGACGTCAGCGCCGAGGTGCTCAGGCGCCTCCTGCTTCAGGACGGCTATGCCGTCGAGGTGGCACACGACGGCGAGAGCGGCCTTGAGGCCGTGCGCCGGTCGACGCCGGACCTGGTACTGCTCGACGTGATGATGCCCGGGATCAACGGCTTCGAGGTTTGCCGGCGGCTCAAGTCCGACCCGGCCACCCGCCTCACGCCGGTTGTCCTGGTGACCACGCTCGACGGCCGGGACGACCGGATACAGGGCATGGATGCCGGTGCCGACGATTTCCTGACGAAGCCGGTCGACGGCATGGAACTGCGGGCCAGGGTCCGCGCACTGCTTCGGCTCAAACGGTTCACCGATGAACTCGATTCGGCCGAAGCGGTCATTCTGAGCTTGGCGCGCACGGTTGAGGCGCGTGATCCTTGCACGGAAGGACATTGTGAGCGGCTGGCCGGGTACGCCGTCAGGATGGGCGAGGCGATGGGCCTGCGCGAAGACGAACTGGCGGCGTTGTACCGGGGCGGCTTCCTGCACGACGTCGGCAAGATTGCGATCCCCGACAGCGTCCTGATGAAACCAGGGCCGCTGCTGCCTGACGAGTACGAATTGGTCAAGCGCCATACGATCGTCGGTGACGAGATCTGCACCGACTTCAGGGCGCTGCGGCCGGTGCGCCCGATTGTCCGGCATCATCACGAACGGCAGGACGGGAGCGGGTATCCCGATGGTCTGGCCGGCAACCAGATACCGCTGCTGGCGCAGATTGCCGGTGTCGTGGATGTCTACGATGCGCTGACGACCTCGCGTCCGTACAAGGAGGCCCTCACTCCGCCCGACGCGCTCGCCCTGCTGAGAGGGGAAGCGTTCGACGGTCTCCATCGAATGGAACTGGTCGATCTGCTGGCCGGGCTGCAGCGAGACGGGATGCTCGGCGCCGCGGTCGACACAAATGAGATGAGCCGCCGCTTCCTGAAAGGATCTGCCCGATGACACCCCAAAATCCCGTATTGCTCCTGGTCGATGACGACCCGCTGGTGCGGCAGGTTGTCGGTCGATTCGGCGCCGAGGCGGGATATGACGTCGTTTCGTGCGCGGGAGGCACCCAGGCGCTCGACCAACTCCAGCGCCGGCCTGCCTTCGCGCTGGTCGATCTGCGGATGCCCGATGTCGATGGCCTCCAGGTGCTGCGGGCCGTCCGCGAACGGGTTCCCACCTGCGAGATGGTGCTGATGAGCGGCGAAGCGACCATCGAGGAAGCCGTGGAAGCCGTGCAACTGGGCGCCATCGACTACCTCCGCAAGCCTCTCGATTTCGACCGGCTCCGCCGGTTGCTCGTCACGGTGCGTGAGGAAGCCGCCCGCCGCAGGAGCCTGCTGGCCATTGAGAGCGATGTGGCCCACCGTCTCGAGTTCTGCGGCATGCTGGGTCGCAGTTCCGCGATGCAGCAGATCTTCAGCCTGGTTCGCCGGCTCGCGCCGCACGTGCGGCACGTGCTCATCTGCGGCGAGACCGGCACGGGCAAGGAACTGGCCGCGCGGGCCTTCCACCGCCTGGGACCGCGCAGCCAGCAGCGCTTCGTCGCGGTCAACTGCTCGGCGGTAGTCGAGACGCTGTCGGAAAGCGAGCTGTTCGGCCACGTCCGAGGCGCGTTCACTGGCGCCACCGAGAACCGGATCGGCCTGTTCGAGATGGCGGACAAAGGCACGCTGTTTCTCGACGAGATTGGCGAGCTCCCGCTTGCGCTTCAGGCGAAGCTCCTGCGCGTGCTCGAGACAGGCGAGATCCAGCGCGTCGGGGCGGTCGAACGCCGGCGGGTCGACGTCAACGTGATTGCCGCGACCAACCGCAACCTGCGCACCGAAATCGCGTCGGGCCGCTTCCGCACCGACCTGTTCTACCGGCTCAACGTCATCGAAGTGACGCTGCCGCCGCTGCGCGAGCATCGCGAGGACATTCCCTATCTGACCGCCGCGTTTGTGCGCGAATTTGCCACCAGGCTCAGCAAGCCACTGACCGGCATCAGCACCGAGGCCGAACGGACCTTGTTCAATGCTTACTGGGAAGGCAACGTCCGGGAGCTGCGCAATGCCGTCGAGCGTGCCTGCATTCTCGCCGAGGGTGATCTGATCACTGAACGCGAACTGGTCGGCGTTGCGACGCCGCCAGTGCGCGCCGCAGTATCGGTCTCGGTCGCCGCGTCCCAGTCTGAAGTGCCGGTCGCCGCGGCGTCGGCTCCGCCTGAACAGGAACAGGACCAGTTCGGACTCAAGACGGTCGAGCGCGACCATATCGTGCGCGTTCTCGAGCGCTCACGCGGCAATAAGAAGGCGGCCGCCGAACTGCTCGGCATCAGCCGGAGGAAGCTGTATCGCTATCTCGAGGAGTACCACCTGCACATTCCACAGAAGGCGCTCCAGGTCGACGACACCGCTCCGCTGCAGAACACGACGCGCCACTAATTTCCAGCGCCGCTTCGGTCTTCCCCTCCCGGGGCCGGGGCGGCGCGTCCCCCTCTCGTCGGCTTTCGTCTTCTCTCCTCGTTCTTCCGCCTTCCTTCTTGTTCCTGGCCGGGCGCGATCAATCGCGCCCGGCTACTGCCTCCTTGTTCCTTGCTCCCGTCCCACTCCCTCCGCCCACGTCTGCACACCTCTGTGCCTCGGCCGGGCCAGACGTATCTGGCGACTCGAACACCGCACGCGAACTGTGCGGTTGATGCACAACTCTCGTGTGAGCGCGTGCGAAATCTTCGCTAGCCCAACCCGCCCATTCACTGGAAAACGTTGAAATACACGGAGTTACACGCATTCAACCAGTTGGCCCCGCGCTTGCTTTTCATGGCGGCGTAGAGAGAGGGACACGACAATGACGATGAACGGAAGGCAATTGCTGAAGTCGGTGAAAGGCTTCACGATTGCTGAGATGGCCACGATGCTGACGGTCACGACGATCGTCGCAGGGGTGGTGGCCCCGTCGGTCCAGGACTACATCTCCGAGGCACGCTTCACGCGCGCGTTCCGCGATACCCACGCGATTGCCACGGCGGTGTCGCGTTTCGAAGGCGACGTGCTTGGTCAGTCGAACAAAGATCGCGGCTGGGGCACCTTCGATCTGCTGGTTGGCGCGGGTGCGGTCCCCACCGTGGGCGCCGGCGGCGATCCCGCGTGGGTCGCGCCCCTTGGCTCCGCCAAAGTCGGGGCGCTCGACGACCAGCTCGTGACCAATGCTGTTGGATACAGTGCGTTTCCTCGCCAGACCAACTGGATCCGGGGGTGGCATCGTCCTTACATCGAAGCGGGCATCGGGCCCGATCCGTGGGGAAACCGCTACGCGACCAACGTCAGGGCGCTCTCGAGTGGAGCCAGCTGCACGGTGGTCGTGTCGGCGGGGCCCAACGGACAGATTGAGACCGCATTCCAGGGAGCGGCGATTGTCGCTGGTGGCGATGACCTGGTCGCATTGATCGCGCCAGCTCGCTAGGGCCGGGCATCTTGCGCAGCAGGTCGTGTCACGGGCTGTTAAGTATCAGGAGGATCAGTCATGTGTTCAGTGCTTCTCGTTGATGACGAGGAACTGATTCGAGAGGTGATGATGCGCTGGCTCGAAAGCCTGGGCTACGAGCCGAGAGAGGCCGCCAGCGCCGACGAGGCGCTTCAGCTGATGGCCGAGAAGCCCGCCGCCGTGGCGCTCTGCGACATCACGATGCCCGGCCACGATGGGCTCTGGCTGGCCGAGCGTCTGCGATCGCTCTATCCGGATTCGGCCGTCATCATGGCGACCGGCTCGCAGGAAGTCGACGCCGCACTCAACAGCCTCCATGTGGGGGTGGTCGATTACCTCGCCAAACCATTCACGCGCGACCAACTGCGCAACGCGATGCGGCTGGGCATGGATTGGCACCGGAATGCCATCCGCTCACGGCAGCGGGTCGCATCGCTGGAGATGGAGTTGAGAGAGCGGCTGGCGCCGCTCGCGGAGTACCTGGGCCGGATGCCGGTGACATCGGACGCGGCGCTCAACGAGATGCTGGAGTCGCTGGGCCTGGACCGCACCACGTTCCAGCACAGCCGGCGTGTGTCGCTGATCTCGGTCAATCTCTCCCTGGCGCTTGGCCTCCGAAGCCCGGAGCTGTCCGATATCGAGCGCGCTGCGCTGCTGCACGATGTCGGGAGACTGGCCATGCCCAAGACGATCTTGAGCAAGCCGTCCGCGCTGACCGAGGAAGAATACGCGGTGATCCGGCTGCAGCCGAAGCTGGTTCACGAGATTCTCCGGAACTGCCCGTTCCTCGAGCCGGCTTCCGGCACGATTCGATCGACGTATGAACGCTTCGATGGCACCGGCTATCCGTGGGCCCTCAAGGGTGAGGAGATTCCGATCGGTGCCCGCATCGTCGCGGTCGCCGATGCGTTCGATACGATGACGCATCAGCGGCTCCACCGCGACGCCCGCGCACTGCCAGAGGCGCTCTTCGAGATTCAACACTGTCGACACACGCAGTTCGACCCCATCGTCGTCGATGCGCTGCTGAAAGTGGTCAGCCTTCACTGGCAGCGAGGCGCGCCCAAGGTTGCAAGCGGAGAGTACGTCGACAACCCCCCGGGCCCGTCACGGACTCCGCAGGATTGCCGCATTCACGCAGGCGATGACCACGAGCATCGGGAACACCTCGCGTTCGCGGGCGTGATGCAGATGTAGAAGCCCGTTCATGCCGGGCATCACGCTGTTCCAGCGAAGCTCGTGAACACGGGCAGGCGCTCTTCGAAATCCACGCCATAATGCCTCATTGGGCATTAAAACAGTACGAGCGTTCGGTAAGTATGATATTATTCGTTTTGGATGCTCGTCTCGTCTGACGGACTCCATCCCCCGGATAGCGAGGCCTTTATGCGTACCAGTTCAATTGTTCTCGTGCTTGTTGCCCTGATCGTGATGTGCGGGTTTGCTCCCGCCACGTCGGCTCAGACGCCGTCCAACACCCAGTTCGAGGCCGCGGGAACCGATGCGGTCCGGGTCCAGGCGTTCCTCGCGACGCTGCAGGGCGCGTTGGCCATTGAGAACCACCTGAAGGTGGCCTCGCTCGTGAAGTATCCGCTCGACGCGTGGGCCGACGGCCAGACGCTCACGATCAGGAACGACTCGGACCTGTTGGCTCATTACCGCCAGATCTTCGATTCTTCGCTCCGCCGATCGATTGCCGAGGCGCGTATGGAGTCGCTCGCTGTCAGTGCGGACGGTGTGGTGCTTGACGGCGGCCGGCTGTGCTTCAAGGCCGGCGACAAGGGTCGGGCGCTGAAGATCGTGAAGATTGGGGAGCCTGTGGGGACCCGCTGAAGCAGCACCCGCGCTGGTGCTGAACCGGGGCCGCCGAGGCCCGTGCTAGAATCAAAGGCCTCGCAGCCCTTGGCGCGGCCTGCCGTGAGCGAGCCGGGCGAGCCGAGCGAGTCGAACGGAGAGATGTCCGAGAGGCTGAAGGAGCACGCTTGGAAAGCGTGTGTAGGGGAAACTCTACCGAGGGTTCGAATCCCTCTCTCTCCGCCATCCTTCGCTCACCCTCAGCTCGCACCACGCTTCCGGTGAGCTTCGGCTGGCGAGCCCACCTCTTGCGAAGGATGTCCGCCGTAGCCCGAAGGCGCGAAGGCGGACCACTCTTCGCTGTTTTTCCTCAGTATTTCGCACGGAATCATCAAGAATCGGAGTCTCTCACCCACCCCGCCGGTTCCGCGCAGAAACGCTCAGCCATTCGTTCAGTTGTCGGGTCGGAACGGCGCGAGTGACATTCCGGTGTGACATTCGCGCGTTCCTCAACGTGACGATTCCCTGAGCATCGACGGGCACTGGAACGACGCTGCCGGCCTCGACGCCAACGTTGTGCCAGCTGCAAGCCGAGAATCTGCTCGGCACATGTACCTTATCGAAACCGTGCGCGGCGTACCCACGGATGCGGGTTCGGCGACGGTAACGCCAAGTACAATGACGGGGAGTCGTGCGTCCATTGCGCTGCCGCGGATCATGCGGCCGGATGGTGCGGGAGCATGGCCCCGCGCATCCGTCGTCGGGGAGTCTACCTTCGGATTGTCACCTTGACGGGGACGTCTACGGTGCGGCACCGTCGAAACCCGTGCAGACCTCGCTATTGTTGGCCGGCTAACCGATGTCCCGAAGGATGTCGTCGATCTGCTTCAGCAGTGCTGGCAGCTTCGTCTTGAGCACATCCCACAGGATGTCCATGTTGACGCCGAAGTAGTCGTGCACGAGCTTGTCGCGCATGCCCGCGATACCCTTCCATTCGACCTCGGGATGTGCACTTGTGAGCGCCGCCGGGAGACGTTTTGCTGCTTCCCCGAGGATCTCGATGTTGCGGATGACGGCGTCTTGCGTCTTGGAATCGGCGAGAAACTGATCGTAGGTGATCTCTACCGTGTAGCGCTGGAGGCGAACGATCGCTTCGCGCATGTCCGCGAGGTATTCCTGCTGCCCTCACTTAGACATGCACGAGCGTCCACTTGATGTCTTCGGAGATCCGGGGCACTCGTATACTCTCGACGCCAACTGGCGTCAGGATGTCGACTCTTCTGCCGAAGAGTTGCACGAGGAATTGCTCAAGGCTCGTGAAATTGTCGTAGGTGGGCTTGGAGAATTCCACGACAAAGTCCAGATCGCTGGAATCCGACTGAGCGTCCTTGGCGAACGAGCCGAACAGCGCGATGGTCTTGACGCTGAAGCGCTCCAGGTTCGGTCGATGACGCCGCAAAACCTCAAGGATGTCTACCTTCGTCAACGCTGTCTTCATCGTAATTCCGCTCACCGTTCAGAGTACCAGAAGCGCCCTCGCGTTTGAATCTCAATTCCGCACTGCTCCGTAGCGGATCTTTAAGGTGGCCGCCGTGTAACGGCCCGGGAGACCCTCGCGGAGTACATTTTTACGAGTGACATCGCCCCGGCAAAACGCGAAAACGGACGCGAACAGACGCAAGCGGGCGGGAGAATTGGATAAGGCTAACCAGCAGGGCCAGTGCGAGTTACGCAGAAGAGCCCGTATTTGTTGGGGTTTCTTGGGTCTGGCTGCAAGACTCCCTCTCTCTCCGCCAGTTCCCTTTCGCTGTTTCTCCTCAGCAATCTGTACGAAACCGCCGAGACTCGGTTTCTCTTAACCTCCGTGTCAGATTCTCGCAGAATTGCTCAACAAGTTGCTGAGTTGTCCCGCCCAATTGGCCTGAGAGACATTCTCGCGTGACATTTCGGCTTCAGGCATAGCGAGAAGAGGATTGCAGGCCATACGCATTCAGCGTATGGTTTAGCCTGTGGAGTGTTTCGAGGCGCCAGCACGAGGTTGACGATTTGACGCCGACCCTGAAGGCCCATCTGCGCACGGCGATCGAGGCGGAACGAAAGACCCGTCAGGCCCGGCGCGGTGAGCGTCGACGGAGATAACCATATGGCAACAAACAAGCTGAAGAAGCGCGATCTCTTTGGTGAATTGATGGAAGGCGTCTCGGCGATGCGCGCCCACCGTGAGGGCCGCATCACGCTGCGCTCGCACCAGATCGAGCGGTTGTCGCTGCCGCCGATCGACGAGCAGGTCATCCGAAGCACGCGCGAACGTCTGCACATGTCGCGTCCCGCGTTTGCGTACCGCATCGGCGTCAACCCGCGCACACTGGAGCGATGGGAACAGGGACGGAGCAAGCCGAACGATCAGGCTGCGGCGCTGATTCTGCTCGTGCGCAAGTACCCGGACACGCTCAAGCGCCTGCAGCACCTCGCCGTGGCGGTGTAACCCAAGGACGCCCAGTTTCCTTTCAGGCGGCAGCCTGTTTCTCCCCCATACTTGACGCGGTCGAGTTGTGCTGCTAGCTTCTGTGTCCTTCGCGGCTTCCGTGCCCGCGGGCACGGCGTGAGTGCTGTCCACCGTTCGCTCGTGAGAGGATCTGACGGAGATTCCCATGTCTGTCGCCGACCGCCGTCTGGCGCCGTGGGCCTTCGCGGCGATCGTGGTCCTCGCCGCCGCGATGCGCCTGCCTGCGCTCGATGTGCGGCCGATGCACACGGATGAGGCCGTCCATGCCGCGAAATTCGCGAGGCTGCTGGAGCAGGGCGTGTACGAGTACGACCCCGAGGAGTTCCACGGACCGACGTTGAACTACCTCACGCTGGTCCCCGCGCGCGTGCGGGGCATCGCGCGCTACGCGGACCTCGACGAGATCACGCTGCGCAGCGTGCCTGCCGTCATCGGCATCCTGCTCGTCGCCGCCCATGTCCTGCTCGTTCCGGTCGTCGGGTTCCGTCCGGCTGCCCTCGCCGCCCTCCTCACAGCCGTCTCGCCCGCGATGGTCTATTACAGCCGGTACTACATCCAGGAGACACTCCTCGTCGCCTTCAGCTTCGGCGCGCTCGTCTCCATCTGCCGCTACCAGCAGAAGCCGCGCGCAGGATGGGCGATCGCGGCCGGGACGTCGGTCGGATTGATGTTCGCGACGAAGGAAACGTGGGTGATCGCGTTCGCGTCGATGGCAGGAGCCCTCGTTCTTGCGCGGGTGCTCGAGCGAAGGCGGCCGGCAGCTCCTCTGCCGGCGGACCGCCGGCGAACGGCTGTTCATCTTGCCGCAGCCGGCCTCACGGCCCTCGCTGTGGCCGGACTGC
This genomic interval from Acidobacteriota bacterium contains the following:
- a CDS encoding nucleotidyltransferase domain-containing protein; translated protein: MKTALTKVDILEVLRRHRPNLERFSVKTIALFGSFAKDAQSDSSDLDFVVEFSKPTYDNFTSLEQFLVQLFGRRVDILTPVGVESIRVPRISEDIKWTLVHV
- a CDS encoding transcriptional regulator, which codes for MKKRDLFGELMEGVSAMRAHREGRITLRSHQIERLSLPPIDEQVIRSTRERLHMSRPAFAYRIGVNPRTLERWEQGRSKPNDQAAALILLVRKYPDTLKRLQHLAVAV